A segment of the Leclercia adecarboxylata genome:
GGTCTTGATTACGATATCGCCATGATTAGTGTGGAAAGTAACCATTTTTGCATCCTGTTCCGTTATAGTGGTGCTTCGACCCCTCGGGGGGCCACAATAAGCGCTTGTTATAGCATAACCTCACGGCGCGATCACCTTGCATTGTTAGCGGCTTCGGGTTTGAATTACGGTTACACGCTTCATCCATTTAAATGATTTTGCGTGTAGAATACGCCGTTTTCACCCACACACGTCTCACATGGAATCTTCGATGTTAAAAATCTTCAACACACTGACGCGCCAAAAAGAGGAATTCAAACCTATTCATGCCGGGGAAGTCGGCATGTACGTGTGTGGTATTACCGTTTACGATCTCTGTCATATCGGCCATGGCCGTACCTTTGTCGCTTTTGACGTGGTGTCACGCTATTTGCGTTTCCTCGGGTACAACCTTAAGTATGTACGCAATATCACCGATATCGACGACAAAATTATCAAGCGTGCTAACGAGAACGGCGAAAACTTCGTCGCCTTAGTCGATCGCATGATCGCCGAAATGCACAAGGATTTTGATGCGCTGAATATCCTGCGCCCGGATCTGGAGCCGCGCGCCACGCACCATATCCCGGAGATCATTGAGATCACCGAACAGCTGATCGCCAAAGGTCACGCCTACGTGGCGGACAACGGTGACGTGATGTTCGACGTGCCGACCGATCCGCATTACGGTCAGCTCTCCCGTCAGGATCTGGATCAGCTCCAGGCCGGTGCCCGCGTTGACGTGGTTGACGTGAAGCGCAACCCGATGGACTTCGTGCTGTGGAAGATGTCCAAAGAGGGTGAGCCGAGCTGGCCATCGCCGTGGGGCGCAGGCCGTCCGGGCTGGCACATCGAATGTTCGGCCATGAACTGCAAACAGCTGGGTAACCATTTCGATATTCACGGCGGCGGTTCAGATTTGATGTTCCCGCACCATGAAAACGAAATTGCCCAGTCAACCTGCGCTCATGATGGCGAGTACGTGAACTACTGGATGCACTCCGGGATGGTGATGATTGACCGCGAGAAGATGTCCAAATCGCTGGGCAACTTCTTCACCGTGCGCGACGTGCTGAAGTACTACGATGCTGAAACCATCCGCTACTTCCTGATGTCCGGCCACTATCGCAGCCAGCTGAACTACAGCGAAGAGAACCTCAAGCAGGCGCGTTCTGCGCTGGAGCGTCTGTACACCGCGCTGCGCGGAACCGACACCTCAGTCGCAGCAGCCGGTGGCGAGGCGTTCGAAGCCCGTTTTGTCGAAGCAATGAACGACGACTTCAACACCCCGGAAGCCTACTCGGCGCTGTTTGATATGGCTCGTGAAGTGAACCGCCTGAAAGGTGAAGATGCGCATGCCGCTAACGCGCTGGCCTCCCATATGCGCAAGCTGGCGGGCGTGCTGGGTCTGCTGGAGCAGGAGCCAGAAGTCTTCCTGCAGAGCGGTGCGCAGGCGGATGACGGTGAAGTAGCGGAGATTGAAGCGCTGATTAAAGCCCGTCTGGAAGCCCGTCAGGCGAAAGACTGGGCCGCAGCCGATGCCGCGCGTAACCGTCTCACCGAGATGGGGATCATTCTGGAAGATGGTCCGCAGGGCACCACCTGGCGCCGTAAGTAAGTCCGTTACGCCGGGTGGCGCTGCGCTTACCCGGCCTACAAAAACACGAACGTAGGCCGGGTAAGGCGTAGCCGCACCCGGCTTTTCTTTTACCGCCGTTTCCACCACAACAATCCCATCAGCACCATCCCCGGCAGCCATACCCACAGCAGTTCCGAAAGAATCACCTGATGCCCGTAGGGCGTCATGTAGCGCGACAGCGCAAAGGGCGCGACCTTGATCACCTGCCAGGGCGCAAAGAAGCGTTCATCCGACCAGGGCCACAGCCAGCCGACCCCTTTCCCGCCCGTCGTCACCGAATCCAGCAGGCTGTGCGACAGCAGCGACACCGTTAAAAACAGCCAGCAGCGCACCAGCCCGGCCCTGAACCATCGTCGTCCAATCAACACACAAAGTAACGGCACCACAAAGGCGAACAGCAGGGAGTGGGTAAAGCCGCGGTGACCAAAAATATTGCCGTAGGCGACGCCGAACTTAAACGACAGCACGTCGGCATCCGGCAACATGGCGAGGACAATCCCGGCGAACAGCAGGCGAGGGGGAATAACCCGGGTGCCCAGCCCTAAGCCGAGGCAAATCGGCACAGCGGCATGGGTAATGATGGTTGGCATAACGATTATCCATGGCAAATCATGGAAATATAGCAGAGCACGGCGGAACTCCGTGCCGGGCGTAAATCTGAATTACGCCGATTCCCGGGCGATCAGTTGCCCCGACAGGGTAATGCGCTGGGTTTGCAGCTCAGGCTCTTTCAGCTTGCGGATCATCAGCCCCGCCGCCTGACGGCCCGTCTCTTCACTGGCGGAAGAGACATAGGTAAAGGACGGGGAGGTAAGATTAACGTGCAGCATATCCTCAAACCCCACCAGCGCCACCTGCTGGGTCAGAAACACATCTTTGCCCACCGTGCGGCCCACATGATGAATGCCGGAGATGGAACCGAGCATCGCATCCGGAGAGTGGCAGAGCAGGGCGGTAATGGTGTTGTTTTTCTCCAGTAGCTGACGGGTGGCGAAACTCGCCGCCTGGGTATCGTCGCGGCAGGCCGGAGCGGATTCCTCGCGGAACACCAGCCCGTTTTGCGTCATCGCGCTGCGAAAACCCAGCAGGCGCTGCTCGCGGATCCGATCCCCTTCCGTGCCGCCGATATAGGCGATATTGCGATGGCCGCGCTCAATCAGATAGCGGGTCGCCAGATGCGCCGCCTGGCGGTTATCGCGCATCACCAGATTGCAGGTCTCATCCAGCAGCGACTGCGACACCGCAACCAGCGGCAGCGGGCACTGGCGGATCAACGCCGGAAGGGCGGCATGGCGAGTGTCTGATGCCAGATAGATCACCCCGGCGACGCCCTGCTGCTTAAAGGAGAGCAGGCAGCGCTCCAGGTGTTCGCCGTCGTTCAGCGGTTGGCCGAGAAACACCATAAAGCCCTGCTTCTCCAGCTCCTGGACGATGCTCGCCATCACCTTGATGGAAAAGCTGTCGCTGAAATCCCGCAGGATCAGCCCGATCAGATTGGAGGTGTTGGCGCGGAGGTTGGCGGCGGCCACGTTATGCACATAGCCCAGGGCGGTGATGGCGGCGTGGACTTTTTCAATCGTCGCCTCGGAGATCTTTCCTTTCTGACGCAGGACCAGCGAGACGGTGGAGACCGAAACCCCTGCCTCTCTGGCGACATCAATGATGCTGACCTTCTTCACATTTTCTCCCTGAAATGCCTGATAAGACAACGTCTCCCGTAAGAGTACAGGAGACGTGTCGGTCAGGCAGCTTATTATTTACCGATCATCGTGGACATCGTCTGGGCGATAAACTGTGCCCGGGCGCCAAAGATAACCTGAATGCCGGAGTCACCGACGAAGACCACGCCGCGTGCGCCGAGGCCGTTCAGACCATCTTTATCCACCATCTCGCTCTTCGCCACTTCCAGACGCAGGCGGGTGATGCAGGAGCCGACGGAGTCGATGTTCTGCGCGCCGCCCAGCAGGCCGATGATTTCGGTAGCGATTTCGGTGTCGGTTTTATCATCCGCGTTGGCCGTCACTTCGGTGCGGCCCGGTGTTTTCACGTCGAAGCGACGGATCACGAAGCGGAAGGTGAAGTAGTAAATCAGCGCCATCGGGATACCGATGATAATGGCGTTGAGGAAGTTGGTCTGGTAGCCGTTAAACGACGGCAGGATCCCGAACGACAGGTAGTCGATAAAGCCCGCCGAGAAGGACTTGGCGATATGCGCATGCATCAGGTACATGGTCATATACGCCAGGCCTGCCATGATGGCGTTAAAGACGTAGAGGATCGGCGCCACGAAGATAAAGGTGAACTCTACCGGCTCGGTGATCCCCGTCAGGAAGCAGGTCAGTGCCGCAGAGAACAGGATACCGGCAGCGATCTTTTTGTTTTTGGTGTGGGCTTCGTGGTACATCGCCAGACAGGCCGCAGGCAGCGCGAACAGCATCAGCGGGAACTCGCCCTGCATGAACTTACCGGCGTTCTGGTAGGTGTCGCTGCTGAAGGATTTGGTGCCTTCTTCCAGCATTTTGAACCAGATGGTCTGGTCGCCGTGGATCACCTGGCCCGCCTGGGTGGTGTAATCCCCGAACGAGTACCAGAACGACGGATACCAGATGTGGTGCAGACCCAGCGGGATCAGCGCACGTTCCACCAGACCAAAGATAAAGGTCGATGCCGCCTGGTTATCACCGTTGACCACCACTGACAGCGCATCGATACCGGCCTGAATATGTTGCCAGATATAGGGCAGCAGCAGGCCCATCACGAACGACAGGAACGCCGTTGCAATGGCGACAAAACGCTTCCCGGAGAAGAAGCCGAGGAATTCCGGCAGCTGCATGGTATGGAAGCGGTTGTAACACCAGGCGGCGAGAATACCGCACAGCAGGCCGCCAAAGACGCCCATCTGCAGCGTCGGGATGCCCACCACCATGGCGTATTTCCCACCCTGAGAGGCCATCTCCGGCGTAATGCCGAGCACGGTGCCGATGGTAATGTTGGTGACAAACACCGCCACCGCCGCCGACAGCGCCGCGATACCGGATTCTGATGCCAGGCCGACGGCCGAACCGATAGCGAAAAGCATCGGCAGGTTATCAAAAATGACGCCGCCCGCGTTCATCATCAGCGGCAGGTGGAACTTATCCCCGAAGGCCAACAGCAGGCCCGCAGCAGGAAGCAGTGAGATTGGCAGCATTAAGGCGCGACCAATCATCGATAATTTCGACAGCGATTTAACAAACCCTGATATCAGACTCATGCTGATTTCCCCCCGAGTGCGCTCTGTGAGCGCTGTTATAGTGAGTAGAACGTTTTAGTAGAACGTTCTACTTATCGTGAGGAAAGCCTGAAAATCGCGCAACTTAATTTTCACATTTCAACAGATGAAATAGTGATTATTTGAAGTTGATCGATAATTAACCGTGATAGGTGTGGGGGATATTGAGGGGAGTTGCCGGGTGGCGGCTGCGCCTTACCCGGCCTACAAACGGATCCAATACGTAGGCCCGGCAAGCGAAGCGCCGCCGGGCATCAGACGACTCAGGCCGTCACGGTCACGCTCTGCCCTTCAAAACTCACGGTCTGACCCGCGACAATCTTGCAGCGCTTGCGGGTTTCCACCACGCCGTCGACATTCACCAGACCGTCAGCAATAACGATCTTGGCCTGGGCGCCGCTCTCGCTCCAGCCTTCCAGCTTCAGCAGATCGCACAGCTCAACGTGCGGGTGTTTACCTAATGAAAAAGTCGCCATCTTACGCTTCCTCTACGTCGTGATACTCAACGCATGCCTGCAGGGTGTTTTCAATCAGGGTTGCGACGGTCATTGGACCCACGCCGCCCGGAACCGGGGTGATGTAAGAGGCGCGCGCGGCGGCATCTTCGTAAACCACATCGCCCACCACTTTGCCGCTCTCCAGACGGTTGATCCCCACGTCCACCACAATCGCGCCTTCCTTGATCCACTCGCCCGGAATAAAGCCCGGCTTGCCCACGGCCACGATCAGCAGGTCGGCATTTTCGACGTGCTGGCGCAGGTTTTTGGTAAAGCGGTGGGTGACGGTGGTGGTGCAGCCGGCCAGCAGCAGCTCCATGCTCATCGGACGGCCAACGATGTTGGACGCGCCAATCACCACGGCGTTCAGGCCGTAGGTGTCGATGTTATAACGCTCCAGCAGCGTGACGATGCCGCGCGGCGTGCACGGACGCAGACGCGGCGCACGCTGGCACAGACGGCCGACGTTGTACGGATGGAAACCGTCCACGTCTTTGTCTGGCGCGATACGTTCCAGCACTTTTACGTTGTCAATGCCCGCAGGCAGCGGCAGCTGGACCAGGATGCCGTCAATCTCTTTATCGGCGTTCAGGGTATCAATCAGCTCAAGCAGCTCTGCTTCGGAGGTGGTTTCCGGCAGATCATAAGAGCGAGAGAGAAAGCCCACCTCTTCGCATGCTTTGCGTTTGCTGCCGACATAAATTTGTGAAGCCGGGTTACTGCCGACCAGCACAACAGCCAGCCCGGGAGCGCGTTTTCCTGCGGCCCGACGTGCTGCCACTTTTTCCGCGACCTCAGAGCGCACCTGCTGCGCAATCGTTTTACCGTCAATAATCTTTGCTGCCATCAGAGAGAAGATTCCATCTGTAAGGAGTGAAAGGGGGGATGAGCATATTTTGTCAGAAGCGCGCGCTGCTGTCAGTCACACTTTGCGGATTTTCCTGTTAAGCGGGCCTGTTGCCAGCCATCGATATGAACTACAAGAGGATTGTACTAAAATGCATTGACTCAACGGTCATTGACCGTATAATTCCACGCGCTTCACCACTGCGAAGACATTCTTCTCCGTGCGCCCTTAGCTCAGTTGGATAGAGCAACGGCCTTCTAAGCCGTAGGTCAAAGGTTCGAATCCTTTAGGGCGTACCATTTCAAATCAAGCGCTTACTTAATCCCTCCCGCTTCGACTTTTTCCTTATGGGACATATTTGGGACATCAATCCCGAAAATCGAGTCAATTTGAATACACGCTTAACTTGTTCATGCGGTCTGGCGATCGGCATATATCAGGAATACATACCATAGCGCTGTTTATTTGTTCCGCCGATAACGTGGATTTCGTTTGTGACGTGGTCAGGTAAACAAAAGCCCCGAAATAGCGGGGGAAGGATATTCATGAAAACAAAGCAATTACTGCTGTTTGTGCTCTTTATTTTTGCGCAATGTACTCATGCTCAGGAACACTACAATTTTGAAGATGTAAAACCTGCAGTTGTTGAATTCTTTAAGCACGGGGCAGGGAATCCTGATGGTTGCGATATGCTCCAGGAGCAGCTCGCAAAAAATCCAAAGGATGAGCAAACAAGAAAAATGATGACTGGTTTCTGTGATAGCGACCTAGATACAACCAGGCCAGTCACTTTCACAGAAATGTTTGTGCATGATTCTGAAGGGCATCCATTTGTTTGCGGCATCATTTCTGGTGAGACTCAACTGGGCCGAAAAATAGGCGCGCGTTTTATTGCTGCCGAACCATATCATTTGGTTCTGGGCTTCAAGTATTCACGACGACCGATAGCGTACGCGACGGGTGATGGTTTTTTGGTCGATGAATATCGTTCTCAGGTGAAAGCCTTCAATGAACTTTATGCAAAAGTATGCAGCTGAATTAAATACCCCTTTGTTTATCCTTCAGTTCGATAACGCCCTGGCACTCAGCGCACGTCTGGCAGCCGGGAACGGCAGCGCGCCGCGCCCTGGACAGCCTGCTTAGGCATGTTGACGATCTGGTCGTCAGGGCGGCAAACATCGACAGGATCTTATTTGAATCCCGTGTCTTATCGCGACTGACCTCCCGCCAGGTGACGCTGTTCAATATTATGCTGGCAACCTGACCCGCATCTGTATAATACCGGCGAACGCGTGCTTTCAGCCTCGCGCTGAGGTCGGGTAAGTATTAAGAGGGAATGATGTCCGGTATTGCGCATTATTATGAACACCAGCAGATAAGCAGCCCGCAACAAGTGGCCACGCTATCGGCACAGTCGCCCTCTGCCGGGATGACGCAGACCAGCGTACCCGCCTCCTTTTCGCAGTTAACGCATTCTTCGCAGCCGATCATCGCTCAGCCTGCGACACGCTCAGCGCAACCCGCCGATCGCCGCCAGGCATCGATTGCCGCCACGCCCGCCTCGTTTGAGCAGCTGGGGCAATACGCCAGCCTGCAGGGGTGGAGTGAAAATCAGCTTGCGCTGATGAAACGCTTACCTCAGTACCGGAACAGCCGCACCGGGCCCGCGTGGTCGCCGGTCGGAGGCATCCGTGGGATCCGTAATAACAACCCCGGCAATCTGGAAGCCAGCTGGGCCTTTACCTGGCAGGGACAGAATGGCACCGACGGGCGTTTTGCCACCTTTGCCTCCCCGGAACACGGCATCCGCGCGCTGGGCGTAAATCTGCTCGCCTACCAGCGGCGCGGGCTGGATACCATCAGTAAAATTATCTCCCGCTGGGCACCGCCGCAGGACAATAACAATACCAACGCATATATCCAGAACGTCAGCCAGGCGCTTGGCGTCTCACCGACTACCCGGCTGGATGTGGCCTCGCCCGCGGTCTTAACCGCGTTGAGTAAGGCCATTATTCATCAGGAGAATGGGGACGTGCCCTTTTCCGATGAGACGATTGCGAGCGGGATATCATCGGCGCTGGGAATGGCGGCGCTGTCGGACAGCCCAACGCCGGTATTGAAAGTGTCAGCTGGCGAGCACGCGATCGCGGGCAATGATCTGATGGATAAGCTCACTGGCCGGTAGCGGCTTGAAGAAATAGTATCCCTGTAAAAAATCGATCTGCTTTCGGCGTAAATAGTCGGCCTGCACTTTGGTCTCCACCCCTTCGGCAATGATCTTCAGGCGCATGTTTTTCGCCAGGTCGATCACGCTGTCTACCAGCCGCGTATCGCCATTCCCACCAATCTGGCTGACAAACAGCTTATCAATCTTAATAAATTCAGGATTGAGGGCTGAGATATAGGACAGATTTGAATAGCCGGTGCCAAAGTCATCCAGCGCCAGCGAAATATTGGCCTGGCGCAATGCGGCAAACCAGTTACTCAGCTGCGGCGTGAAATGCAGCGGATGCCGCTCGGTGATCTCCACCACCACGTGGCTCTGATTGGCATTGAATTTACTCAGCATGTCGCGGGTATCATATTCAAAACCAGGATCGAGACAGTTTTGCGCGCTGATGTTAATACAGATATAGGTCCCGACCGGGAAGCGGTGGATCTGATCCTGCAGATCGGCAATCACCTGCTGCATCAGCTGGTGGGTCAGGGGAACGATCAGATCGTGCTTTTCCGCCAGCGGAATAAACGCATCGGGTGCCACAGCCCCGTACAGCGGATGGCGCCAGCGGGCCAGCACTTCGATCCCGGCAATTTGACCGGTGCTGGCGTTCATAAAGGGCTGGTAAAAGGGCACAATCTGCCGGTGTGCAATCGCCGTGCGTAGCGCGCTGGCTGAGGCGCTAAACTGCCCCGAAAAATAGCGGGTTAACCTGGCATTCAGGCTGGCCCGCAGTTTGTGAATGTTAATCATGGTCAGTTTCACCGCGGCCTGGGTCAGGCAACCGGAAAACCGGTGGCCTGACAGGGGCTATATCATCTGGCTGGCGTCAGAACTGCACCCAGTCGCCCGAGGGTTGCGCCGGGGCTTTTTTGCCCGAGGCTGGCGTGACGGCCCGCGCGGCGACGCCACTCTGTGACTGCGACACTTTGAATATCGCCACTACTTTCTCCAGCTGGACGGCCTGATCCTCCAGCGAACTGGCAGCGGCAGAGGACTCTTCCACCAGGGCGGCGTTCTGCTGGGTGGTGGTGTCCATCTCGGCCATCGCCTGCGCGATTTGCGCAATGCCGCGGCTTTGCTCATCGGTCGCAGCGGCGATCTCGCTCATGATGTCGCGAACCTGGGCGACAGAGCTTTCGATGCGGGACATCGCTTCCCCGGCCCCCTCCACCAGGTTAAAGCCGTTATCGACATACACCACCGATTCCCCGATCAGGTTTTCAATCTCCTTCGCTGACTGGGCGCTGCGCTGGGCCAGGGTACGTACCTCGGCGGCGACGACCGCAAAGCCTTTGCCCTGGTCCCCTGCACGGGCAGCTTCCACCGCGGCGTTCAGCGCCAGAATGTTGGTCTGGAAGGCGATGCTGTTGATGACGGTGGTGATCTCCGAAATACGGTGCGAGCTTTGACGCACGTTCTTCATGGTGTCGATCACTTTCTGCGAAATCTGGCTGCCTTCGGTGGCATTCACCGAGGCTTCCTGAGCGAGGGCGCGGGCATGGTTGGCATTCTCAGCGTTCAGCGCCACGGTGGAGGTGAGCTGTTCCATACTGGCCGCCGTTTCGACCACCGCGGCAGACTGCTGCTCGGTACGCGACGACAGATCCATATTGCCGGCGGCAATTTCGGAGGCCGATCGCGCCACGCTATCCACACCGTTACGCACGTCATGAATGATGTTTTTCAGGTTCTCATTCATGGTAGCCACGGCGTTCATCAACATACCCGGCTCGTCGCGGCGATTGCTGCTGAGGGTCGCGGTGAGATCGCCTTTGGCAATCTGTTCGGCCACGCGCAGGGTCTCGCTGAGAGGACGTGTAATGGAGCGGGTGATCGCCATTGCCAGCAGCACGGCCAGCACGATACCGATCGCAGCGACGATCGCCATCTGGTACTCAACGCCGTCGACGGTATTCGCGACTTTTTTCTGCTGTATGTCAAACAGCGTCTGGATGGCCTTCGTCAGGACCTCCGCTTTGCCGGTTAAGGTATCGGACAGGGTAGCCTGCTCATTCCAGACGGCTCGGTAATGTTCCAGCTCAGGGCCGATGTTCTGAATGTTCTCAAGGCTTGCCTGTAACAGCGATTTTTGAGCCTCAGGCATTAACTGAAGTAGCTGGCCGACATCGGTTTTGCCGACCTCCAGCCGGGACTGGATCTGTTTCTCCATGTCTGAGGTCGGGTGCTGTTTATACAGCGTCATCTGCGAGTCGATATCGCTCATCGCAAAGGCCACCTGCCCGGCCAGGAGCGCAGTTTCAGGCGACATAGACGGCTCCCGGCTCAATCTGGACACGATTTCGGCGTTGTCGCACAGCACCTGCGAAGAGACCTTTTGTTCACTCTGTTTCTTTTCAGACAGGGCTTTGGTAAAGGAGACCAGGGTAATGATGTAGCTGTTCACGGCTGCGGTAGTATTGTCCAGAACCGTTTTGCCTTCCGGCGACCAGCTATAGGTCTCCAGCTGGGCAATAGTGTCCTGCATCTGCGTGGTGGCGGCATTTACCTGATCCAGATACGTTTGATCGAGCGTGTACTGGAAATTGGTTCGGCCCAGACGCACGGCAGACAGGGCATTGAACAGGTTCGTGGTTAAGCCGTTTTTATCCACTTTATCCTTGATATTGTTAAGCCCCAACAAGCCCGATGACAGGATCGCCAGCGTCACCAGCAGGACGACTGCAAAGCCGAAAAATAATTTTCGGCTGACTTTTAAATTTAGAAAGCGATTAACTATGCTCATATATCTTCCACTATCGGTGCATGCCGATAAAAAGTGTTTTTATGCTATTTTTGCCATCATTAACGGGAGGTGAATTCCCTGGCGTTGGTCATCAAAACGTAAAAAAAAGCCCCTCGCATTAATGCTCAGGGCGAATGCCTGGGTTGACATCACTCACTCAGACTATCTGGTTTCTCCCTTTTATTATCAGGCTGAGGCGGGAGTTCACTCATCCTGTAATATACCGGTATCACATCCTGATAATTAATCATGTAGCCACGCCCCTTAATGTTGCGGATAAAATCTGCGGGAAGTCCCAGCAGACCCAGCTTTTTATTCAGGTTGTTCAGAACTTGCCACAGTCGCTGCGTGGAAGGACACAGGTTATTCTCCTCCCAAATTTTGTCGAACAGCTCTTCTTTACTGATCGCGGTGCGCCGTCCATGCTCCAGCAGATAGAGAAAAAGCCTGAGCATAGTTTCATTAAAATAGATTGATGCAAATACTATACTTTTATCGGTGTGGCTACCGGTAAGCCGATACAGCCTGCGATTTGAAATATCGAAGTGAATCTCATCACCGATCATAAATCCATAGAGTCGATAGCCCATTTATTTCATACCTGGATAATTAAATAAAATACCGATCCCGACCTGCACGCCGAACATAAATCCACACCGTTTATGTGGGGGATTATATGGCTGCTATGAATGCTTTCCAATACACACCCCGGTGCGCTACAGCAAAGCGGTTGAGAAACCCTCGTGTGTAGTCCTTTTGTTGCTGTAAACCAGATTTTCGGTATTAAACGCTGCCTGATTTTCTGTTACTACGCTTTTATCCTGATTTTGCATAATGAGGCGACGCATCAAGATGAAATGGTGTATTTAGGCATCACGTTAGCATTTTTCACTGATAGTTGAAGGGCGATCCGCATACCGTTTTTCTGTGTTCTCAGAATGCGGCGAACAACGAAAAAAGAGGAGTGAAGTTATATGATTTATACTGAATCAGAAGTGCGCTATCGCCTCGCTTAACGTGGCCGTCCGGCGGTTTTTTGACAACCAGGTGATTGATAAATATTTTAAAAAATCTGAATCAGAAATTTGATGAACGCCATCCTTTGCCAATGAGCCTGTGGTCATGAAATGAAACCTGTTTTTCTGATTAACGAAACCGTCCTGTTTGAGCCGGAAGCCCGCCGCCTGTGCTCGCTTACTGACTACCCGGCGCGGGCAGTCATTCTGCATGGGCCGGTGAGTGAGTGCCTGCTTCAGCTCCTCGAGCAGAATGAGCAGGTGCTGACGCAGCGCTATTTATTTGCCGCCGTGTGGGAGAAACAGGGCACCGTCGTGACCACCAACGCCCTTTACCAGACCATCGCCTCAATCAGAAAAGCGCTGAAATCGGCCGGGCTGGAAGAGAACGTCATTATCACTGTTCCGAAAGCCGGGTTTAAATCCGTCGCTCGGCTGCGGGTCGGTACCCAGGCGGAGTTTATCGAACGGAATAAAACCATAACTAACCCCGATTTAGCCGAGGTATCCTCCGAAGTCGTCAAACCCGACATTCTGCCCCCTGCAACGCAACGCTCCCGCCATTTCTG
Coding sequences within it:
- a CDS encoding methyl-accepting chemotaxis protein, with the translated sequence MSIVNRFLNLKVSRKLFFGFAVVLLVTLAILSSGLLGLNNIKDKVDKNGLTTNLFNALSAVRLGRTNFQYTLDQTYLDQVNAATTQMQDTIAQLETYSWSPEGKTVLDNTTAAVNSYIITLVSFTKALSEKKQSEQKVSSQVLCDNAEIVSRLSREPSMSPETALLAGQVAFAMSDIDSQMTLYKQHPTSDMEKQIQSRLEVGKTDVGQLLQLMPEAQKSLLQASLENIQNIGPELEHYRAVWNEQATLSDTLTGKAEVLTKAIQTLFDIQQKKVANTVDGVEYQMAIVAAIGIVLAVLLAMAITRSITRPLSETLRVAEQIAKGDLTATLSSNRRDEPGMLMNAVATMNENLKNIIHDVRNGVDSVARSASEIAAGNMDLSSRTEQQSAAVVETAASMEQLTSTVALNAENANHARALAQEASVNATEGSQISQKVIDTMKNVRQSSHRISEITTVINSIAFQTNILALNAAVEAARAGDQGKGFAVVAAEVRTLAQRSAQSAKEIENLIGESVVYVDNGFNLVEGAGEAMSRIESSVAQVRDIMSEIAAATDEQSRGIAQIAQAMAEMDTTTQQNAALVEESSAAASSLEDQAVQLEKVVAIFKVSQSQSGVAARAVTPASGKKAPAQPSGDWVQF
- a CDS encoding transcriptional regulator, with the protein product MGYRLYGFMIGDEIHFDISNRRLYRLTGSHTDKSIVFASIYFNETMLRLFLYLLEHGRRTAISKEELFDKIWEENNLCPSTQRLWQVLNNLNKKLGLLGLPADFIRNIKGRGYMINYQDVIPVYYRMSELPPQPDNKREKPDSLSE
- a CDS encoding winged helix-turn-helix domain-containing protein; translated protein: MKPVFLINETVLFEPEARRLCSLTDYPARAVILHGPVSECLLQLLEQNEQVLTQRYLFAAVWEKQGTVVTTNALYQTIASIRKALKSAGLEENVIITVPKAGFKSVARLRVGTQAEFIERNKTITNPDLAEVSSEVVKPDILPPATQRSRHFWRPAMGYWLAGALFLLSCGVLYPELKPAEPVFVGYHPIGTIDGCEAYSSWNETEKSQRMWASLSQRFPLTCKKGEVAYMTLNRAQLGISVIICDRAPENREARCESIFYRQPYYDNE